Part of the Lycium ferocissimum isolate CSIRO_LF1 chromosome 6, AGI_CSIRO_Lferr_CH_V1, whole genome shotgun sequence genome, gcttactactcaaaaacatcataaaagttacatttagccctcattttctactttcttcttctacccaagttgttcaacaaccaagcatccatgataacatgaaataagcatgaaaactaataTTTTATCTCATGgtaatgagctttggagcagctatcaacttatatgaaaacgctagcttcaatacccaagaatctcttgtggtctactaaccctagcaagacttctaacacatgggtaccttgattcttgcctcttgatcctTGTTCTCTCTTGGGTTGGAGTGGAATATatttggagaagggtttggagctctcaagacttgtgggaaatgaaaaattaaataaaagaacaagagccatctatttatacaaaaatataaaaatcagcccgatggacttatacggaccacttatacggtccgtataagtggaccgtataacgcCTCCAAGAAAAAGACACTTTCTGTAAATGTCAAGTTATATGgacccccttatacggaccgtataaagttatacagactgtataagtagtcgtataactcccagttatgcggaactttctctcgttgattcgtttgacttccaatccttgtggaaccttcttggcacttacataatacttcattaaccatacaataggccctatagcagcccctcaagatattctaaataaacattagctcaattatagtgaaaacctttccgaaatcgacttatatttcacttccttcaacaaactaaggCTCATATACTcatacaacttcaaaatcttacgGTAcgcaccttaagctatctaatacctttcttaatctcgtaagggtttcataatcaccttaagctcatgttagcctactcacaagccaacaaaaatcagaaatatttgaggtgtaacaaaactctgccgaaatttttataaaattcctagaagttaacattcgaggatgaatatttctaaggggggaagaatgttacaccttgtagttttaTGCATTAAGATTTGTCGTACGTTTGTTGTCTTAATTTTGGACACCGGGATTTTCCTTCGAGGTTATATGAGATTGGACATGCCTAACTTATACTTAAAAGTGTTTTAAGTTTATGTTTGGCAAGTTACAgaaggattagagaataagtgaattGAAGCGGAAGGGTTCGTTAAAAGTTGTTTCtggaaaatatagaatatggaccatataattgagatatggtccgtattttgagATGGACCttatttaaggattttaaaaattCCAGAGAAGATAGTTTTGGAggtggtattatacggtcaactatacagactgtataattttatacggccaggaTGTTagccgtataatgttatacggccaAGGATACGGaccgcatatatatatgatgttacacctcgcaaaTTTTTGAGTTGGTTGTGTCAGAGGTAAACTAGCGTAAGCCGGAGAGGCCATGGaactcttataaggttaaggaatacttttaacaagtattaagcaagtatctaaaggttctgagatcaagcgaatcgacgagaccaagcgaatcgaagaaattaagtttgtcgaaacctTGGGAAAACTTGACAGAATTTtgacaggatttttggtccaacttgagggaggtatatctcttagcatatgagaAGTTAcagaatgcataacctatgtaaattcaagtttagAAAGTTTTTTTCCCAATGCAACTGACATATTCTAAATCTGAGAAATACGGCCAAAGTTACGGctcatataaaattatacgacCGGAGATGTGgaccatataatttatacgaccAAGAAATATGGCAGTAATAATACAATGTCAGTGgaattttctagattttaaGTATGAtgacccctcttcattttaatcattttattcATAACCTCAAGTCCTAGAAAGCTCTAGAGACCTCTCCAAACACATTCAAACACTTCTCCAAGCATGAATCAAAGATTAAAGTGCCTAGGGTTTGAAAGTGTGGTTGGAACTTGTCTCTTTTTCTTGTAAAAACTTTGGAGGATATTTCAAAGTGAAGTGATCTTAGAATTggagttttgaggtaagatttcattctaTTTCATGTTTATGAATTCATGGGGTAAATATCTTAAGATATAAGgggaagaaattgaaggaaaagttcaaatataaatttgatgatattctgaGTTAcaaattaacttgagctataattgttagcatgttatgagtataatcttgttatgagagataataatgatgttgaggaaatgTAGTATACAAGTGTTTAaggggttgtgttgaagttgttgttatggatttattatgaaaagaagttttgggattgaattgagtataatttgaatgtaatcttttgattatggaattgttgatgctCTATTGTGGTTTTGGGAGTCGTTTTGAAGGTGGTAGAAGATATAAGGGAAATGCCGTCTGATTTTCATTAGCTTACCAACTAATTTAATTTGACCTTATAAGAGTTTCAATGACTTACCCTTAGTGCGAATcatcttgaatatagatttacaaGGTCGGGAGGATAggcattgagtagttaaggagacaacaaggtatgttaaggctgtccctttctttcttaaggcatgattccattgctTCGAGCTTACACTAAGTATGTCCATATGGATTCCTCTCTTAGAAATATTAGAAGCAaatgttcttgatgttcttatgatattgttgatccttatttcatgattattggtTATTGATATCATATTAAAGTTATTGatcttattattgatgttgatcttatcttatgattattgttccttcaaggtgagatatgatgatgatgatgatagatccataatgataatcggaggttaccgaccttacgtcactctgatagagtcatagctttttGTTgagctctatatatatatatatacacacacacaaacacacacacacacacacacacacacacacacacacacacacacacatatatatatatatatatatatatatatatatatatatatatatatatatatatacatatatatataaatgttttttCTCACATCGAGCCACGCTATAGTTGGCTGGGTAGGCAtatagatgtgcacaccactgcagtgggcaggttATAATGTTACCCTGGATGTGGGATgctccggacgcgggatgatgataACATCGAGCCTATATTGCCGGGTAcagtattattttatatatgtatgtatggaattttttttttaaaagctaagtaTGCAAGACATCTGCCTTAAAAAGCATTTAGAGGTGTAAGATCttttttatcttatgttatcttcatacttttactatgttgctacccatgccttacatactcggtacattattcatactgatgtccttttgctTGTatacgctgcgttcatgcccgcaggtaggcagggagacggttcAAACTCATAGGTTGCATTCTCAGTGGTTGTACAGGAGCACTATAGTTGTTTCGAAGCTGCAGTCCAGCTGATATGATCATTTTCTGTACAGATGGGTGCAGTGGGGTCCTGTCTCATTTTTTTATGTTGcgcactccagtagaggctcgttgtagtgacccgcttggtcgttattgcattttcgacccttttgaccctttctcgagcttggttagcttaCTTATGACCCGAGGgaaccgttgacatgcttctcgaGGTTTTCGGGATTGAAtttggtgactttttgggaaaaattggctttaatcgaaaaagagttgactcaaagttgacttttagacaaacagaccttttttgaaaatccgtcgattccgagaggtccgaatggtcatttagaacttgtgtgcatatctagttcggttcccaatgcactcgggtacattttgggacttgggttgggaagctagttttgaggtatcggggttGACTGGGTCAACGAGATCTCCAATGGAAATTCTGAGgacacgagtgcgttcgtagagCATTTTTATCTATATCTGCAAATTTGGTTTGTGTCCAGGAGGTTCCGGGATGGTTCCGGGGGGTCGATTTCAAGTTTGGGAATACACTAGAAAAAATTTTGGTGTATGGTGACCGCTTTGGCGAGGTAGCGGTAGCGCAGAAGCGCGCACAAAAGCACGGCCGAACCGCTGAAGCGGTGGCCAAACCGCTGAAACGGTGGACGAACCGCTGAAGCAGTAGCGCAAAAGCACTGGCCGAACTGCTAAAGCACTGGCCGAACGGCTGAAGCGGTAGCGCGAAAGCGCTGGCCCCGATGGATCAGATTTCTTATTTAAAGgccctaagtctttcattcatTACCCACTCCAAAAATAGAGcttttgggagcatttcaaggcatttcatAGGGGataatcattgtggtaagttcttccatcttcattaccattccattattcctaatcattcTAGAATCCCTTTCatcttgttagttcattaagtaatggaagattaaagtgggtttaatggatATTTTATCTAgccttctaaatcatgatttcttGGTTGGTTTAGCTTCaataagcattgaattgatgattagaacccttatttcataacttcttcctaattagaggctaatATGTGgatctaagagttagggtttatacccaaaattgggggttttgcttggattccgaaattggatgaatccttgagttaatttagcaattagttgatgggttttgatcacctggtatttaattggataatttacccacaaattttcccttttgaccttgtgggccccgtttccccaaattctagggttggttttttaaccaatttgaatgatagcaatataggtattgaTCTTCACAacttctaatctagatttcgaatatgcttaTACTTTCTTGATTTcgaggctcagcggaaaggaaaggctaaggagtgattgttggtattatcgctgttcggccatccaggtaggttatggcttacccttggtgagacttcgtttagcgaagcatatatttagatgatattgtcagagaaagcatgtaaaccttcgggtatgaagttgggttggatattgtcttaggttgggccctgtagtgtgattggggctagccaccccgttgtgttgtgatttgatttttTCTATTGTTATTGGTTTGATGCCGCGTGGTGATAGTAGATATGAGAGACTGttgatatatcttgttcatgatattgtggtaccttacttgttgatatttgatatgaggatagtattctatatgGCTTATGTAGCcttttttcatgatattgttggcgtacccttgcttggtacttgtgatagtGATCTAATTATTTACATTGAACTCATTCactgcacgcattctcatccttcatgatatactgttgatacattgatgatacttaaggaaacactgtgatgagctgggctcagtttggatgagagtgacgtgaggtccgatatccgatggctGTCCCGAAATCATGGTTGAGTGGTAGCAATATCCGAGGTTATTGCCgaaccgtgaggtacatggactccgcgggtcccccatgggttgtgctgatGAAAATCTTCCGTGGACAAAGATCCGGAGTCTCTTCtatctattgggcaaagatccgggacgagtaGTACATAGACCTTGTGAGTCAtcctgggttgtgctaccgagacgtcgatccTTCCAtacggagtacatgtgtacacagcattgcattgcatatttgcattcatacattattgcattgtattgcattatgacttattttgtgaTAGTCTGGTGATTTACTTGTATTATTTGGATTCGGActatatatattgagacttggtgCACTTGGTTTTAGATGCTACAACCTAGGTGATGATGGTTACTTGGTTCTGGCTTGTGTTTGATTTATACgtgttgatttatctgcttatctcactttattttctgaattatgttatctaaacttagtcggcctatgatacctaccagtactgttgtgtcgtactgacctgcacttgctgcattcttttatgaatgcagaactccaggttggatctacttctgtTTCTCGGGGCTGATAGTCGCTCCGAGATCtgcttagagtctacagggtgagcacgaaacgtccgctgccttgaagattcttcttatttatgtcttacttccCATcccgagacatattcagacttgatgtattttttatattcccgacttgtatatttctagttagatgctcttgtatggattagactagactctggggtgtattttcttatttccgcacttgttctatattattatcgcctgacttacgtgatttattctcttccgcttatttaattatttattatttacgTTTTTTTACTAtcattgggttgagggttcgcttatcgaggcGGGAAAGGTAACTGCTCgcacgacttagctaaattgggtcgtgacactcgtAGACAAATATGCATAGTCAGATGTTTCATGACCTTCTCGATTTATGTTTTATTGTATCCTCATTCTAATAGCCTTGTCGGCATGTATACTTGGGATCAGcttgatgatgtatgtataataacttttgggcttgtgtcccataCAGTTTACGATATTTATGAGTTAACATGATGGCTCACTCAAGTATGAATATGAGATGCATGTACGTGTTGTGGTGCTCaataggttagctccgggtgcctgtcatggccctcctgttgggtcgtgacagtcttCCCCCAAATGAGCCCTACGTGGCGCTAATCCGAATTTAGTCGGGCTCTAATGCGGGTATCAAACACTGggtgggaaaccaaaaaaaaaaaagtcacagGCGTCTGGTCTGATGACAAAATTTATCTAAAAAAAGTTATATGCATTGAtaatgtaatatttttttatgttattagTGTAATATATTATAATTGTTTAGTTATATTTTAAACCCCACTCgtgggattacactaggtatgttattgttgttgttgttgttgttatagactATATTAatcaatattattaaaaagaatttCATGCATTTACATTTTAAATGACTTGCTTGTGTGTACGAGATATGTCAAATATAGTACATCATCAGTGTAATTCAATTTATTATACTCGATAGTTACttcctccggataaaaaagagtaTCCACTTAGCCTCTTTTTCCTCGGGTCAAAAAGAAtgttcacttatcaaatcaagaaagaatgaaccttattttttcagatttgccccttTTAAGTGCTATTTGATCAAATTCCAATACTTATATAATTAGGGGCAGTTTagttaaattacttatttttgtctaggaataagtattttcttaaggagtgtgcaaatgactaagtgaaaactctttttgatccggagggagtatcatttatcaaaaattatattaattaatactATTAAGTTGGAATCCCTGCAATTACTTTAATATGACTTGCTTGTGCACGAGACACATCAAATATAGTACATCATCAGTGGAATTTTATTTATATCTATGAGTTATCATTTATTATAGATTAAATTACTTGCAATTACTTTAATGTGTTCTGCTTGTGTCCGTGATACGTCAAATATAGTACATCATCAGTgtaatttaatttgttataCCAATTAGTTCTCATTTATTATAGGTTATATTAATTAATACtattaagtaaaataatttgcAATTATATTTTGAGTGAACTACTTATGTACGAGATACGTAAAATATAGTTAATCATTtgtaattaaatttattataatcaattaattattatttattataaattattaatcaatcctaTTATATAAAATTACCTGCAATTACATTTTAAATAACCTGCTTGTGCACAAGATACATCAAATCTAGTTGTAGTAGGAAAGTGACGCGGAAATTTTAAATAGTTCAATCACATTTGAGAAGAcattaaattaatttctaataaTGTTTTGTTTGGTGTACAAGTTCACACAAATAAAGAATTATAACCAACCTTAATTATGTAACTTCCCAAACTTTTACTAGGAATGTAATCTATAGTATCATATTATTTCCAAAATTTAATACCAAAGCATTTCTATAAATACTAAACTTTTTTTCTTAACATTGTAAAAATTCATCAAAGACATACTGCTATATTATTACTTGTATTAGTGTGCTATGAAGAAGGTTTTCTTCTACAATTTCATCCCATCAAAAGTAGAAGAAGAATCATGTAGAAATAGTAACATCCCATGGCTAGTGACTCGTCGTTTAGTAGAAATAAGGGACAAATACTCCGCCCCGGTCATAGATCTGGAGGACCCGTGGCAGATCAAGAAGTCCATCACATATTACGAGGCGATCGTCGGAAAGCTAGTGCTTCCATTTGCCGAGGTTTTCGAGCACATTTTTCGGTATTGGACATTGGACATGGCTGAATTTGTAATGTCAGGGCACAAGACGAATGTTTATTTATGGGACGTTACTGAAGAGAACAACCCTAAGAAGTATCATAATGATGGGACTTATTTTGAGATGATGCCTAATGAGGACTATGCTCTTGTGTGTGTAGACTTGTTTAAGGATCGTGGATTGAGTGTTGGTGATGAGATTGGATTGTATTGGGATCCTAGCTGGTCTTCGCATTTTAAATTCAAGTTAATTTGCAATGGTCATGCAGTTTTATGAAATCTTGTGATGatttaacattatttttttaattgaacgGAGATTATAGATTGTTATACTTTTACTTTGTAAAAGgaaatttatgtttttaatcctttaaatattgataaattttaatattCATTTTTATGATATATGACTAAATAAATTGCTCCTTATAAATCTTAAATCACTTTCGATACACCTCCTACACTTATTATCATGTCCAAGTTATATGGTACTAGTTCGTAGCCTGCATTAACACGCAAAACATTATTTCTTATCGTCGTTTGCGCACTTTAATAAAACCTTACAAAATTGACCATATCTGTATTAGTACTTTCATTCATCATTGTCCCactaaaatattttcatacGTGGAAAAACAATGATGACAACGGGTAGTCTAGAGATTGTAATAACATAAAGGAAAATCAGTAAAATCAAGCTTGTGACGTGAAGTTATAAATCATTATTAGGATTAAATACATTATTATCTTACCTATCATAAGGTCTAAATTGTAAACATTCTATCCTACCTAGGTTACTTTAccctaaaaagaaaaaacatccACAAAATAAAAGGGACCGAGAGAACACTTGAGATTATAGCCAGTTTGACTTGAGATTATTGTATTGGTTTTATCTATCTAAATGCAGAATCTTTAGGTTTGCATTTTTGTCAGGTTCATTAATCAAATAAAGCTTGTGTTTCAAACATAATCAAGTAAATAAAAAGTGTGCTCTCTCTAatagcttaagcttttagatgagacgATGGTCACGTACACTTGAACAGATTAAACTGTCTTTAGCATAtgcatgtgtcacgacccaatttgtgaatcgtgatggcacctacatTGTCCCCccaggtaggcgaaccattcccaaatcattttagtcatttataagaattatTCAGAAATAAACAATAATTAAGCTAATAGATTTAAATTATATGAATGATAAACGCGGAAGTGataacaaccccaaaatctggtttggactagtacaagagccactattacATAGATACAAGTTTGatagaaagtaaatacaaatctcaaatatcaataCTGTCTCAGGAATGCAAACAAAATAGTTAATTATAAGGAAGAGTCTCCGGGTTGCGGATCTAGTCCAaaagctcaccctggaatcttTGTCACGTAGACTCGGATCACCCTCGACGACAGGAACTTGAACTagtaacaaactctgcactcaaaagaagagtacaacaagagtagcatcagtacaaataacacatactgagtaagcatcataggccgactaagattagttcacgcatacaagcataaaatcaacaagacaAGCAGAGAGGGACATAATACTCAATCCAAGGTGACAAAATATCCTATAACTGAATCACAACCTAAGACGAAGCTTCCAAAACCACAAGTCTGTTGAGTCTTCATAATCTCAATCGATAATGACGAATCCAAGTCCTGAACCTGGGCAGAGTCACTACTCCACAATCTGACCCAGTCCATAATCTGATCCATGCCACCACAATGATACTAACAGACCATACCAAATCAGAAGTAAGAGCTATATGATGttgcaaaataaaatgtaatgatgtgcaatgcaatgcactggccaaatacctcaaacttgtacacacatgctaatggtattgtttgtccaatagtcatgacccatggggaccggcgaagtccatgtacccctcGCTCCGGAATAGACCTCGGATCACTAGTTCATAAacaggccacatcctcaccctctatcaaatgtgccttatatacatatatcaggataggccacatcctcaccccctgttaTATGTGCCTTTATAGAGATGTTGTAGGGAAAATGAGTATTCAAaatatggttcaagtctagaaccTCAATATGAAACATCAACTCAAAgtaagcatgatcaatcaatgaaatcaaataCCAATGAACGTGCAAGTCACAATTCCATTACCATATCAGGACATAGAATAATCAACTCAACCctggaatgaatcatacaaatcCTCTATATCAACATA contains:
- the LOC132061401 gene encoding B3 domain-containing protein At2g33720; translated protein: MKKVFFYNFIPSKVEEESCRNSNIPWLVTRRLVEIRDKYSAPVIDLEDPWQIKKSITYYEAIVGKLVLPFAEVFEHIFRYWTLDMAEFVMSGHKTNVYLWDVTEENNPKKYHNDGTYFEMMPNEDYALVCVDLFKDRGLSVGDEIGLYWDPSWSSHFKFKLICNGHAVL